Within Takifugu rubripes chromosome 20, fTakRub1.2, whole genome shotgun sequence, the genomic segment CTTGAAAGAGAAACATCTTGTGGTATCCAGATTCAGGACAACAGGAATTAAGTACTCAGAATTTttactaaataaaaataacaaaaaacattGACACTCTAATGTGCTTTCTGATGGACAAATAATTAGCGTTTGACCCCAACATTGCATATAATCCAATGTATTTGCCTTGCCAAGGGCAAAATCTCTCTGCTACAGTTAGTGTTActtttgaaaaatgtaaaacGTCGCATTTTTGCATTTTCACGGCTACAAGTCACTTAGAGATCAAAATCGTACAAAGCTTTGATGGTGACTGGGGAAAAAATTCCctgattttaaagaaaatatctgAATATGCACTAcatctaaaaaagaaaagaaacaagacACAACATCTGTAGCATACAGCACCTCTGGATAATGAACTCCTTTGCAGGGTCAAACAAGTGGCCATGAACAATCCATTCATCGACAATCTCCAGGTATGGCCTGACTGTCTCTGTCCACAGAGAAAATAACAAGGCAACCTAGTAATGAAGACAACAAACAAGAGTTAGCGTACCTGTACATCTACGTTGCTTGATAAGATCCATAACTTTGCTTCCTGCCACAGTCAAGACAAACTTACAACTTGCTCGGATGCTTCCCCGGCACTGTCATACTCAATGATGGCTTTGTAGAGGGTGTTGAGCAAGTGAGAGGCCCGCACCACGTTTGGTGTCTCAGGTGGGACCTCTGCAACCCCAGTACAGAAGACCCGGTGGAGCACTTTGATTTGTGCCAAGTGAGGGTTGAGTCGCTCGAGAACTGCAGACAGAGTAATGGTCTCATCTGCAAAACAGGTCAGCAGATCAATCCCTGGTTTATACACTCATCTGCCGGGTGGCCTGTAAATGTGTTTGCCAAACAATCCACTTCTTCTTTCATATCATGTTCATTGGAGATCCCCTAAAGACTAGCAAAATACAGCCAAGTTCTTTGAATAATCCTTGGATTTACCATTACATACGAGCTCTCTTTCAATTGTGGTAAGCTCCTCTTTAAAGCTGGTGAAATACTTGTTGAGCGCCCACACAAATGCCTGGTATGTCCTGAACGGTGGCTCATATTCAGAACCCTTTCTGGAACTGCAGGACGAGCCTGAGCTTGGCGGGCATGGTTCCGAGCTGTATCCAGTCACCTCATCTATGAACCTCTGCAGCCTAAAGACTGCCTGCCCGTACACAGCAATGTGCTCCAGTACAGAGTGTAGGCAATTCTGCAGCACAGACGGAAAAAAGTAGATGATTACAATCGTGAAAAAAGCTACCTTTcattacaggaaaaaaagaatatgTCCAGATTTCTAACTTACACTGGTCAGATGAGTGACCACTACATTGTTCCTTACTGAAATCTTCCCATCATGTTGCTGGAATATAAAATGTTTCTTGACACCAGAAAATAGCCTAAAAAACCACACAATTCATAAAAATCAACTTCATCATAACGAGACATTAAATGTTTCAATAAAACATAGCTGCATCTTACCACAATGTCTCTCGTATCACTTGGGTTTCTGTGACAAAGGCCTTTTCCTCTGGCAGATACAATGGATCTGTGTTGTACAAGTGCTGGTCCCTGACAACAGAAATACTTATTTTAAcagattatttaaaacatactttTAAAAATTGGAAGATGGTGTAAAGTAAATAAATTGCTAATCAGTTTAGAATCTTACCACACATTGAGCAGGTTAGAATGTAAATGCAAGCTGTGAGGGAAACGAGGAGATTGGGTCACCCAGTATGGTGTCACTATATGCTGTTCAAGCCATGCCCGGGCATCAGGCTCACCCACTGGAATAACACAATATGAAGGGGTTTTTTCAAATTAGAAAGAGCTTAAATGTGGACACATGCAACAAACGCTACAGAGATTGTATTATTTTGCTGTTATGTTATTTTTCCACACCTGTCCATGTCACTGGCAttgtcttgttgctgttgtcctGGTCCTCCTGTGGTGTTCTGTCCAGCTGGATCCCAGAGTCCTCTCTGCTGATCGGCTGTTGGCTGTCAtcttcctcactctcctcctctgaccACTCCTGAAAGTCAGTTAAAATTGAATTATTTCTGCTACATACTAAAAGCTCTTCAACTCATGACGTAATAATGAGTATGGCTCACCTTCACAAAGAAACGTACCATAACTCACAGAACACATGGCAAAAGAGGCATTTTATTCTGTTCATATCATTACTATACAGATTTACTGTAAAGGCAGGGATGAGGAAAAGATTAACTCACGGGGGTGTCTGGGTATGGTCCTGTGTCAAAGTCCTCACCCTCCATCAGGTACTTCATCCAGTCAAAGGTGTCCTCTTGGTCTGCAAATGCAGGAAGTAAACTGATTTAAATTAGGCCAAAATCCGCATTTGTGTGGCCcaatgtgtgtttgctttcctCACCGGCCTCTTTCACCCTGGGTCTCTCGGTAAAGTCTGTATTTGAGGGGGATCCCGAtaagaagagcagcagcgacagcacaCTGTAGTGCACTTCAGTCTGTAAGGAGCCAAAACTGTGATGCAACACGGCGTGCTACAAGATTTTTACAGAacacttggtttttttttgagAGATTTAGATCATATTTGAGGCATCTGTACCTTTGTTCCATTTGTGTTGGGTAAAGGTGAGTTCAGGAACTCATTAGTTAACCTCGCCCAGCTTTCAGCTTTACTCAGGTCCGAATGGATCATAAGTTTATCATAGATTCTGAAGCACATGACATGACATAAAGACGTTGATATGTCGTGAAAAAGGCATATTATGTTGTTTTAAAGCCTTATTTAGACATCAACTAACATGTATTGATTACCCACTGTCTCCACAAACGAATGCAACAAATGATGACGGTCTTTATGCTGAAATAACTGACATTGTTGTGATTCTGTTCAAATGCATGGAAAAAGGCTACCTTACTCACCCATTTATACTGCGTTGTACTTTATGGCTGTCAACATCCAGAAAACGATGAAACCTGTCAAGCAAACGCGCCACCGTTACTCGGCTACCATTTGTTTACATGTTAGCAGCTGACGGGCTATGTAGCTTATACCCTCTCCAACGGGCAAATTACCTAAAATTCGACCAAGCGAATTTCACTGCCAGCTGAAAATTCTGGTCACCCTCATCCTCGACCCCACTGATACATCTTATCAGTTTCTTGGTTTCTTTCTCCGTCTCCTTCTCGAATTCGGTCCAGTGCGCCATGGCGATGTTGTCTTTAAGCGCCGCAGTTATCTTGATGTTACACGATCTCCATGTAGCTTGTTGGTGTCGTATTGTGCAGGCGACTGTGCAGCGAATGCGATAAGAAAATGAAGTTCAATGTGGTGTAAGGAGAGACaaacagctacagctacagctagCTCCCCATTCATTGACTGCCGCGCAGTTTGGCTCCCACAGCAAAGTGCGCATGCGCCTACTTACCCAGAGGTTTTACTGATATAAATTAATGGTTGGTTTGACCCGAATGGGAGTCTTTCGTGTTTATAAATATCGAGTTGGCTAGCATCGCTGTTCTCAGACCAATGACGACAATAACTTGCTGACGGGAACGAAGGAAACAGCAATATTCACCTTAATTCTTGCAATCTCCCATGATCCCTTGCGTTTTAGCGTGTTTCTGCGTGTCTCTGAAATATCTTCGCATCAAGACTCTTTGAGATCACAATTTAATCTACCATCGCTCCTCTGATGTATTTGTATCAGAATTGATAAAATGCATAAATCTGACAGGTTACAAATGGGAAAAACAACTAATACCCATGCCCGCTAGTATTTGTGTAAAAAAGGGCAATATTCGATCGTAAATGGGGCGtggttaacccccccccccccccccgtcccttgCGCaggcacacaaacatacacacgcacGGTCCTTCCTCTCGGACGCATAACTTCACCGAAGCAACCCCCGCTGCACATAACGCGCCGTGCACACCTCGAGAACCACGGAGCCCCGTCCCCGGGAAAGGAAATGAAGAGGAGGCTACACAAGAAATACTTGATTTTGATCCTCGCATATTCGGGTTTGCTTCTTCTGATCCCCTACGTGTTAGATTACCGTGATAAATCCGCGCAACAAGCAAGAAATGGACTGTCGCAACAGCCCAGATGCCCTGATTTGGAGAACACGGTGGCGCTGTTGTGGGATAACGGATACAAAGTTAACGGCAGTGAGGCGACGGAGCACGCCGCCAACAGGAGCCAATCTAGGACGCACATCTACCTGCACGCCACATGGAGGACTGGCTCTTCATTTCTAGGGGAGTTGTTCAATCAGCACCCCGATGTTTTTTATCTGTACGAGCCGATGTGGCACATTTGGCAAGCTTTGTACCCGGGAGATGCGGGGAGTCTCCAGGGCGCCGTGCGCGACATGATGAACGCGCTGTACCGTTGCGATTTCTCTGTCCTCAAACTTTACGCAGGGTCGCAGAACATCACCACCTCGTTCATATTCGGCTGGAAAACCAACAAAGTAATATGTTCGGAGCCGCTGTGCGACGCGCACAAGCGCCACGAAATTGGGATGGTGAAAGAGGACCGGTGCGCAAAATGCCAAAAACGAGACATTAGGGAGCTGGAGAGGGAATGTAAAAAGTACCCAGTAATGGTCATCAAAGGCGTCCGCGTTTTGGACCTGAGCACgttggttcctctggttaaAGACCCGGCGATAAACCTGCAGATTGTTCAGCTCTTCAGAGATCCCAGGGCTGTGCACAATTCCCGCTTAAAGTCCAAACAGGCTCTGGTGAAGGAGAGCATTCAGGTCCTCCGGAGCAAGAAGCAAAACGACAAGTACAAGCGGCTGCTGGTGCCGAGCAACAAAGTTAACCGGGCCGAAATTTACGTCTCCAGCGCCATGGAGCTCATTTGTGATAACTGGCTCAGTGATATGTTACTGGTGATGAACGCGCCTCCCTGGCTGAGGAGGAATTACCACCGCGTCCGTTACGAGGACTTAGTCCTGCATCCCatggaggagctccagagaaTGTTCCGCTTCGCCAACCTCTCAAGTTTTCCAGCTCTGGAGAAGTTTGCACTGAACATGACCCACGGCCAGGGGTATTCTTCAGACAGGCCCTTCCTGATATCATCCAGGGATGCAAAAGAGGCCATATATGCCTGGAGAGAGCGGCTCAACGTTGAGCAGATCAACCAGGTGGAGGCCTACTGCAGCGAAGTCATGAGGCAGCTGGGGTATCAGAAGCACAGCGTGGACAAAACAACATGAGGCTACGCCAGAGAGGAATCACCCGATTCAGGTACTGAAACCATACAAGCCTCGCTAGAAATGCACTAACGGCTTCTGGGGGCTGAAATGAGCAAGTGACGCACTCATGCGCCAGCACAGGATGTCAGTGGTTTGACAAAACGGATCCAGGTCTGCTGCCGTGCTGTGAGGCAGATCCGCGACCCACGACCTCACCTTTTGTGAAgcaaattaaaaacacagctgCCATATGGAGATAAGTAAGGGACGGCCTTCTTCTTCACTTTACATTCCAGAAATGCAACAGGCTTTCATTTGAGCCACTAAAGCCCTCCCACACACAGTGTGCAGGCCAGGCACGTGTAACCCCGTAGCGTCATTCAGAAACATCAGGGCACAGAAAGTGGGGGAGAGATTTGGGTTTGTTCATTTTGGCAGCCGGTTACACGTTTTatccttcctgtctgtgtggaaATTCTTAGCAGATTGAAATGCCAAAAGGTCAAATTCAGACACGTTCACATCCTGTTGTGTTCTGCACCTTGAACCTGCAATTTAATGGTTGGAGGTAGCTTTGTTCCTGTTTCAGCCTTCACCAAAGGGTCGTATGGCTTAAAAATTCAAGGCAGGTAACACTAAGCAGGATTTTTCCTGAATTACATTGATGGCAGAGGCCCATTCTGAGCATTCCTCAGTCCGGTGTTCCAGTCTCATGTTTGCTAATCCAagttaatcattttaaaaggcTTTTGCAACCGTATTAATACGGTTAGAAAAACGTGCTAAAAATGATTCATGGAGCAGCGAGGCGGTCTCAGCATGTGTGCTGTGGGATTTTTCAGGCTCAATCTGGCAACCAAAGGACTCTGGTTTGAAACCCAGCAGTCTGTTGTGCCGATCGCTGATTCTCGGATGAAACTCTAATGGTTATTACCTTCGGTAATAACCATTAGAGTCACCGACGCCGAGCGAGTACTGCGCCGCCGTCGGGAGTTTGGCTCCTGAGACGTGTCAAACGCTGCTCCCTCCTTCACAAAAACCTGGCGCAGTTTTCCCAGGGCCTGTGGCTGCCTTCTAGGAACAATTGCGGATAAACAGCATTTCCGTGGTGTTGAACGCCCCTGGAACAGGTCACCTTGATACCAGAGGACAGTGGTCAGGAATAGTTCCCCCTCTTGTCTGACTAACTGATATTTTGTTTAATAGAGGCCTCATTGTTCTGCTCCTGGCAATGCTGGCTCCTCTGGTGTATCACGGGGGTGCTGGCGGTGAGTCTCGGGGCCTCAGACTGCCGAGAAGGGGGTCATTGTGTAGGCCCCTCTCTGTTTCTGAACAGCACTCTGGGCTACCGGCAGCCTGACACCACCAGCTCTCATGAGAGCTTTCAGAGATGGGCCCCCCGCAAGCCACCAGGGTGGAGGCGGAGGGGGGGTCTCTTACCCCGCCGCCTCGGCTCTGATTATAAAGCTGATCACATGTTAGTCTTTCTGCTCCGCACCACGCTGAGCGTGCGGTTAAGGGATTTCTATCATTCCTAAGCTTTTCTGCCTTCTCTTCCAGGGGTCTGGTATGTGGGGGGGCAAAGGTGGAGTAACAAAACTAGCAGCTGGAATGCTAAAAATGGGAGCTGGGCCCGCTTCTTGAGTCTTTTCCCCTCAAACCGAGGCCGACGAACTGGAGAGAATCGAAGTGGGAAAGCCTCCGTTCACAGAGGCGTGAAGGCAGCTTTTGTTGCCACTCTCGCCTGTTCAACACCAGCGGCAGATGTTCACATCCAGGATCGTTTTGTGCGAGGGTGTAAAGTAGAAGAGACGGACGAGACACTGGCTCATATCCTTCTGTCCTTATAGTAGCACTAATCCCTCTTTTAACCCAGCCGGGACCATCTGGGGAGACGCCTGCCAGGCTGGCCGCTGCCAGTTTACCTGCTCGACTTCTCCATCCAAGAATGGGCACCAAACTGGAGCGTGACTGATACTAAAGCGTAGCTGCTTCACTAACAATGTAGATTCTTCCAGTGGAGAAATTACAGTATTTACTGTCTGACTGAGAAACTGTTGTTCCACACCCCCGGTCTCCAAGGAAGCTGAACAGCTGCGGCCGCACTAATGACAAAACCATCACGACAGTGTGAATTTCCCCCAAGAGTCGCCTTGGGGATACGCCTCCGTCCTCTCCTGGttaactgtttttttaaacatggaAAACACGAAACGGTACCGATTTTAGCACGTTCGGCACTCTTGCTAACCTGAAATACTGTAAAATACTGTGACATGAAATCTCTCTGGCTCCAGGCGGGTGGAGGAGGGGTTCAAATGTTTACCAGCATCCAATTGTTCAACTTTAGAAGTTGGTCCTATTATAACTTTGGGTTTAATGCCTGAGCGATGTTCTCACATCAAAGAAGGAAATAACTTTGAGACTATTTAAACTGACTTCAGTAAAGAGTAATTTAAAAACCAGAAGAGCCTTAATAAAGTGTGTGAATGTGGGTGttgaagtgattttttttaagtttaacgTAGGAATTTGTGTAAGTTCTGTATTGTTGCTAACAAACCTTTCATGTTTCGACGTGACATTATTTTGACATtattttgtgcttgtgtgtatgttttgtgGTTTACGACCAACGTTTACAGCAAAAGATAAAGTAGTTTTCCATAAAATgctaaattaaaagttttaatgTCGTTCTACCCAACTGTTTTatgcatgtttttctttctgactATGGACTCGATTTATACTTTTAAACAAGATTGCAAATGTTGAGAACAGTTTAGTGCAGaatacttaaataaataaagtatttttgcaAGTGATTGACATAGTTGGGTCAACATTTGGCATTTTTTGAGtaaatttgcattttctttcctttttatttcctaaGAACACCTCAAACTACCCGCTCATATTAGGCTGGGATATGACTCTGTGATCATGATAAGCAAGTTATTTCACAGATGGGGTCGATCTGCATCTGACGGGGTTCGTTTTCATCATGAAGTCTGTAGTTGCCTTCATGAATTATCTTTGCAACACAGCACATGCAAACAATGTGCACAtgcagcctttatttatttactaaatTGCATATTGGAAATCAAACTCGTGTTGAGGGTACCCCAGACTACAATCCATATAAATGTAGCTCTTGTGTTACATGTCGACATGCAAACCTTGGCAGCCAGACGGTGTAAGAACATGGACACATAGTGACAACGGTGCTGCGGTGCGGCTCATGAAGTTCAATCACACACACCGTGTAAATATAGTTGGTGAAACAGGTGACAGCACATGAGCGCAGCAGGCTTAAGGGAAGCGTGGGGCTTCTACTTGACCTGCGGTCTCCAGTTACTTCAGCGTCGATGTCAAAGTGCTGCAATTTCTATTCTGTTTGTTTGGAACGCGTAAACAGCTGCAAGTTATTTCCCTCTGCTAATGTCAATGAATCAGCAGTTAAAGACAATCCCAACAGAGCTCGTTATAGAAAAAAAGCCACAAGTACTGCAGGGACATTGTTGCATGTGAGGGGTGTCGTCAGGCTGTCTCAAAGTGTTCAGGTACTATTCCAAGGAGAGGTTGCTTCACCAGACAAAAGGTCGAATAAGCGACTTTCACAGACGCGTTACTTATCACTGCAGCTCGATTTTAACCAACCCAGGGTACACGAGGCTCGCTGCTTATGTAACCAGATTCACTTCCTCTCCGAGCTCCTCCCTGAGTCATAAAAAGAAcatgatggggagggggggtccccTAAAATTGATCTTGCGCAACTAAAACATCCACATCAAATCCAAGTGAAGGATTGGCCCCAGCTGTCCTGATGtagacgggggaaaaaaaaaatctaaatcaaaGGGTTCGACTTGTCGGTAAGGAGCTTTTTTGTGGTATTTGTAACATCTTGAAAAGGGACACAGAGTTGTGTCCTTTGCCTTTCATCAAACCCTGTGGCATCTTGCTTAAAGGGGACTGTGCTAACCACTTCCCTCGGCTGTCATTTCGTGTAATCAAAATCGTGTCACCACCACATGTAAAACCATAATTTCAACTTGTAAAGGTTAGTTTATTTAGAATATTTGTACTACTTTTGAGCAAAAttaataaatgcaaatgtgaaGCAACCTGTTAGCATAGCttagcaaaaacacaaaagttgGGGGGAGCAGCCTAGCTAGCTAGCCTAGCTGTATCATCatattattctttttcttttcttttttatatttttggcaTTCTGCATGTCACTAAACCATCAGTAAACTGTGGTTACAGTATAAGTGTGGTGACTGTTATGTGTTTTCTCTAAATTATGTTCcatttgaagtgtttttaatgttACAGTTAAGGGCTACGTGTGACTGGCTTTACTGTGTGAAATGTATTTACCGGTAGTATGAATGCACTTCCTCTTGTTATGTTCGCGTAAGAAACAGGCCGGTATGTGTAAAGAACAGTCCAAGTGgcactggggggaaaaaagcagcctCAACAAAGAGGAACAAAGCTGAGTATTGTCGGCCTTGACTTGTTCACATTCTTCTCCCGTGTTCCTTCATCCATGAAAGGCTGAGCCTGTATAATCCACCGTCCTTCTTCGTGCTCACGCCAGCCTCTTTACACAGATGCTGATGTGGGACATCAtattttcacaaacacacaccagtttGCACATTTATTACAGAACCCTTGTGGCACGGTGACGTAAGAGAGGATGAGGACGCCGCCTCAATGTCCCGCAGGAAAAACttcccatttatttatttgaaaggaaacaaaaagtCATTTCCTCGTGTATCCAAGGATAAAATGCAGCTCTGTCAATGCTCCTTCGGCCGTTCtcctggacagagagagaccTCAGAAGATTTGTCGCCTCCCTTGTTTCCCAGTCATCTTTGAGGGCCCCAGGGAGACATGTCTTCACGGGGACAGGCCAaagtgagaggggggaaaacTTCGATATGGCAACTCAGATGTGATCCTCGATGGGAAAAACCAATCGGGTTCCACGGCTCAACAGTTCCTGTTCCCGAGAGCCCATATCTCGCTCCAAGGCCTCCTCGGAGGTGCTGCCGATCCTTGTGCCAttcgccgccgccgcgccgcccGACGCCCCGTTGGCCGTCAGGGCCGCGTCGCCAAACGTCAGAGTCAGGTCACTGTCGTCACAGAGGAAGTCGGAGTCTTgatccttcagctgctcctggttctgaaaatgagggagggagaagatggaggtgtGATGGCTGCCACAGTCATATCAATGCTGCAGCGCTTTGAGCTCCCTGTGCTGCAACATCACATTTAACCAAACGCAGAAAACCACAAGCTGCAGAACATCACACAAACCAACCCACCACATGAAAGATTAACCTCACTTACCCCATCACCCTATACATTCaccctcctaaccctcaccATAATCTCCTCAGAGGCAGATTTACCATCACTTTCACAAACCAGTACAGTATGTGTGTTTGAGCCTGAAGAGACCAGCAGTCTAAATTGATCACACGATGACAGCGTTGACTTAAGTATTGGGAGAATATTTAAAGCCTCTCAAAAGCCCCGTTTTCCTTTGGCAGAACATCTCTTCTTTTATTTCTATAAATAGAagtggctgtttaaaagcaccTGGGTTTATTCTTGGAACGTTATCGACGGTTGTAAAGCTGTAACATGATGTCCGGCTTTAATTGACTAGCTGACGGTCAATAATCTGCTCACGGCCCCGGGAATAACCAGAGGTCGTCATGTTGGGTCAACAGGGGAGAATATAAAGTGATTCCATTAGCATCAATCTCTTCTAATCTCACCATAAGGAGATAAAATTAATAACATGAAATGATCCCCGCCATCAGTGCGGACAAATGTGAATTAGCTTCCGGCTGTTTTatcttttgtgttttataaaaGAGACACGGTGGGGCTGACATGGAGCTGGCAGGCACTCGTTTCTTGACTCTCAGTAAGGCTAGGCACATTCAAGCCCAGAACACTGTTATATTTCAATAAAGGACATTAAAAGGAGCCAGAAACTAATTTCTGCAGAGGATTTCCTGACTTTTTAATATCAATCAGGAACCAGAGCACATTTTAATTTCAGCACTTGGTGACAAGGAGCCAGAAATGACTCTGAAATCCCAACTTATCcatcacaggaagtgatgactGCTGGTCTTTAAATACAATGAAATAATGTTTAGTTTTTGATTTTCTAACTAGGCACTGACATTTTTAGATTGCTGGAAAACGCCACAAAAGAAGTGAAAGATGGAATTTTCCAGTGTAAATCAGCGGTCGACAGTGGGTTCTGGCGTTCTAAATCCCTGCCTGGAGCCAGTGCTGCAGCCGTCTTTATTGAAACGGTGCTGAAAGGGCTCTTTTATGCCCTCTGAATGCAGAAAAGGccttcattttctctgtgctttatttgttttctggGGCAGCCACTGACAATACTCAGAGTGGGAGCCGCTCCCAAGGCcccagtaaaaaataaaatcctaaatCTGATTTCACGGACCGCGTTTGTCGCCTTTCAAAAGACAGAAAGCGCAAAAACATGATGAATGAAATACTTTCCACTCGTTTCCTCTTTCAAgtagggaaaaaaagctgcGAGGCGGAGAATTGACCTCAATATTATTCTGGACGCGGTCCTTTACTGAACGTTTCTGTTGCGCGACAGCGTGATTCACAGCGTGTGACGGAAGCCTGCCTCACCTCGTAGGCCTGGGGGCTGGTCAGACAGCTCGCCAGTGGGCCGCAGTAGGCCGGCAGagtggaggtcagaggtgggCCGCTGTGTGTCAGAATGGGTTTAAGGTAACTGAACGTTTGTTAAGGGGAACAAACAGGCAGTAAAACAGTTGGTCAATTTAATATTCCACATTCTAATGGAGGAACTACCTGAAAGTTACCCAAAAAACACACTACTTTT encodes:
- the chst7 gene encoding carbohydrate sulfotransferase 7: MKRRLHKKYLILILAYSGLLLLIPYVLDYRDKSAQQARNGLSQQPRCPDLENTVALLWDNGYKVNGSEATEHAANRSQSRTHIYLHATWRTGSSFLGELFNQHPDVFYLYEPMWHIWQALYPGDAGSLQGAVRDMMNALYRCDFSVLKLYAGSQNITTSFIFGWKTNKVICSEPLCDAHKRHEIGMVKEDRCAKCQKRDIRELERECKKYPVMVIKGVRVLDLSTLVPLVKDPAINLQIVQLFRDPRAVHNSRLKSKQALVKESIQVLRSKKQNDKYKRLLVPSNKVNRAEIYVSSAMELICDNWLSDMLLVMNAPPWLRRNYHRVRYEDLVLHPMEELQRMFRFANLSSFPALEKFALNMTHGQGYSSDRPFLISSRDAKEAIYAWRERLNVEQINQVEAYCSEVMRQLGYQKHSVDKTT